From Rhodanobacteraceae bacterium, the proteins below share one genomic window:
- a CDS encoding Intracellular protease, with protein sequence MSKDALKGCKIAILATNGFEQSELMKPKQSLEEAGATTEVVAPGGDQEIKGWNHGEWGESIKVDVPLAKARADGYDALVLPGGVINPDKLRLHDEAIDFIRQFGRTGRPVAAICHGPWTLINANLVRGKHLTSWPSLRVDLENAGAEWEDREVVESGNLITSRKPDDIPAFTQTLIRALRERRAEAA encoded by the coding sequence ATGAGCAAGGACGCATTGAAGGGCTGCAAGATCGCGATTCTGGCCACCAACGGATTCGAGCAATCCGAGTTGATGAAGCCGAAACAATCGCTGGAAGAGGCGGGCGCTACCACCGAGGTGGTAGCGCCGGGCGGCGATCAGGAGATCAAGGGCTGGAACCACGGCGAGTGGGGCGAATCGATAAAGGTGGACGTGCCGCTCGCCAAGGCGCGTGCCGATGGATACGACGCGCTGGTGTTGCCGGGCGGCGTGATCAATCCCGACAAGTTGCGCCTGCACGACGAGGCAATCGACTTCATCCGCCAGTTCGGCCGCACCGGCCGGCCCGTAGCCGCGATCTGCCACGGGCCATGGACGCTCATCAACGCCAACCTCGTGCGTGGCAAGCACCTGACCTCGTGGCCATCGCTGCGCGTGGATTTGGAAAACGCGGGCGCGGAATGGGAAGACCGCGAAGTGGTGGAAAGCGGCAACCTGATCACCAGCCGCAAACCCGATGACATCCCGGCGTTCACGCAGACGCTGATCCGTGCGTTGCGGGAACGCCGTGCCGAAGCAGCGTAA
- a CDS encoding Ferrochelatase, protoheme ferro-lyase — protein MPRYIGFDTGAERQDTARTALLLVNLGTPAAPTTDAVGEYLAEFLSDPRVVELPRWLWWPVLHGYILRTRPRRSAEAYAKIWRDDGSPLLVFSERLAEAVRAQVERQTSGKVTVALAMTYGEPAVDATIEALMDKGVRRVLVLPLFPQYSATSTGAALDAVTRAMQKLRWPPELRTVGDYHADAGYLAALAASVQAHWAQHGRGRKLLLSYHGIPEKYAAAGDPYPDQCQETARRLGDALGIADDDLLVTYQSRLGRQPWLRPYTSELIEQLARQDVETLDVLCPGFAVDCLETLEEIALRYRTTFLTNGGKQFRYIAALNASSAHATALSAIAMRQLAGWV, from the coding sequence ATGCCCCGCTACATCGGTTTCGATACCGGCGCTGAACGCCAGGACACCGCGCGCACGGCCTTGCTGCTGGTGAACCTCGGCACGCCGGCCGCGCCGACCACCGATGCGGTGGGCGAATATCTGGCCGAATTCCTGTCCGATCCGCGCGTGGTCGAACTGCCGCGTTGGCTATGGTGGCCGGTGCTGCACGGCTACATCCTGCGCACGCGGCCGCGCCGTTCCGCCGAAGCGTACGCAAAAATCTGGCGCGATGATGGTTCGCCGTTGCTCGTTTTCAGCGAGCGGCTTGCCGAAGCCGTGCGTGCGCAGGTCGAGCGGCAAACGTCGGGCAAGGTCACGGTGGCGCTGGCGATGACCTACGGCGAACCCGCCGTCGACGCCACGATCGAAGCGCTGATGGATAAAGGTGTGCGGCGGGTTCTCGTGCTCCCATTGTTCCCGCAATACTCCGCGACCTCGACGGGCGCCGCGCTGGATGCCGTCACGCGTGCAATGCAGAAACTGCGCTGGCCGCCCGAACTGCGCACCGTCGGCGATTACCACGCCGACGCGGGTTATCTCGCCGCGCTCGCGGCCAGCGTGCAGGCGCATTGGGCACAGCACGGCCGTGGCCGGAAACTGCTGCTGAGCTATCACGGCATTCCCGAGAAATACGCGGCCGCGGGCGATCCCTATCCCGACCAGTGCCAGGAAACCGCGCGCCGACTCGGCGACGCACTCGGCATCGCAGACGACGACCTGCTGGTGACCTATCAGTCGCGGCTCGGCCGCCAACCGTGGTTGCGGCCCTACACCAGCGAGCTCATCGAGCAACTCGCGCGCCAGGACGTCGAAACCCTGGACGTGCTGTGCCCCGGCTTCGCGGTGGACTGCCTGGAAACGCTGGAAGAAATCGCGCTGCGCTATCGCACAACATTCCTCACCAACGGCGGCAAACAGTTCCGCTACATCGCCGCACTGAACGCCAGTTCCGCCCACGCGACCGCGCTGTCCGCGATCGCGATGCGGCAATTGGCGGGGTGGGTTTAG
- a CDS encoding Twin-arginine translocation protein TatA, with the protein MGFDSIWHWLLLLVIVLVIFGTGKLTRIGPDLGNAMRGFKKALHGDEDDKAKANGSSEKLQADPPAAASAAQQEQRDSAESKHAP; encoded by the coding sequence ATGGGTTTTGACAGTATCTGGCATTGGTTGCTGCTGCTCGTGATCGTGCTGGTGATTTTCGGCACCGGCAAGCTGACCAGGATCGGCCCCGATCTCGGCAATGCCATGCGTGGCTTCAAGAAGGCGCTGCACGGCGACGAAGACGACAAGGCCAAGGCGAACGGATCCAGCGAAAAACTGCAGGCCGATCCGCCCGCCGCCGCGAGTGCCGCGCAGCAGGAGCAACGCGACTCCGCCGAGTCGAAGCACGCGCCATAA
- a CDS encoding Twin-arginine translocation protein TatB — MIELSFSKLLLLAVIALVVLGPEKLPKAARMAGAMLRRLRLGWESVRSEVERELELEEIRRSAKEAAERADAMRKAADAGMHSAHASVNQAVAEIAGTANPVQGSAASTEARDGH, encoded by the coding sequence ATGATCGAGCTCAGCTTCTCGAAGCTGCTGCTGCTGGCGGTGATCGCGTTGGTGGTGTTGGGTCCGGAAAAGTTGCCCAAGGCCGCGCGCATGGCCGGCGCGATGCTGAGGCGCTTGCGCCTCGGCTGGGAGAGCGTACGCAGCGAAGTCGAACGCGAACTCGAGCTCGAGGAAATCCGCCGCTCCGCCAAGGAAGCCGCCGAGCGCGCGGACGCGATGCGCAAGGCCGCCGATGCGGGGATGCATTCCGCGCATGCATCGGTGAACCAGGCCGTTGCCGAAATCGCGGGCACGGCAAATCCGGTGCAGGGCAGTGCCGCCTCGACGGAGGCGCGCGATGGCCACTGA
- a CDS encoding Twin-arginine translocation protein TatC, translated as MATEHDTDSGFDLEQGIFSHLLELRSRLIKAIACVVVVLVCLVPFANRLYAWLAEPLVKRLPHGAHLIATQVASPFITPLKLAFYTALFISMPVIVYQLWAFVSPGLYRHEKRLARPLLVASVLLFYCGCAFAYFLVLPAAFRFLTAVTPAGVEMMTDITHYLDFVMMVFFAFGLCFEIPVVQVIVAATGLVGLEKLKSWRRYAVVVAAAVAAAITPPDITSMLLLLVPMVILYELGIVAVRVLVRPKAADTAEQSS; from the coding sequence ATGGCCACTGAGCACGACACCGATTCCGGTTTCGACCTCGAGCAGGGCATCTTCTCGCACCTGCTGGAACTGCGCTCGCGCCTGATCAAGGCGATTGCCTGCGTGGTGGTGGTGCTGGTGTGCCTGGTGCCGTTCGCGAACCGGCTGTATGCGTGGCTGGCAGAACCGCTGGTCAAGCGCCTGCCGCACGGCGCGCACCTGATCGCGACGCAGGTCGCGAGTCCCTTCATCACGCCGCTGAAACTCGCGTTCTACACGGCACTCTTCATCAGCATGCCGGTGATCGTGTACCAGTTGTGGGCGTTCGTGAGCCCCGGCTTGTACCGGCACGAAAAACGCCTGGCGCGGCCGCTGCTGGTCGCATCGGTGTTGCTGTTCTACTGCGGCTGCGCGTTCGCGTATTTCCTGGTGCTGCCGGCGGCGTTCCGCTTCCTCACCGCGGTGACGCCCGCGGGCGTCGAGATGATGACAGACATCACGCATTACCTCGACTTCGTGATGATGGTGTTCTTCGCGTTCGGCCTGTGCTTCGAAATCCCGGTGGTGCAGGTGATCGTCGCCGCGACGGGATTGGTGGGTCTGGAAAAACTCAAGAGCTGGCGGCGCTACGCGGTCGTCGTGGCGGCTGCAGTGGCGGCGGCGATCACGCCGCCCGACATCACCTCGATGTTGCTGCTGCTGGTGCCGATGGTGATCCTGTACGAACTCGGCATCGTCGCGGTGCGCGTGCTGGTGCGGCCGAAGGCCGCGGATACGGCCGAACAGTCATCCTGA
- a CDS encoding DNA polymerase IV, producing MPAPPRKIVPPRKIVHVDMDAFYASVEQRDDPALRGRPVVVAWKGARSVVCAASYEARKFGVHSAMPALRAERLCPHAIFVPPDFARYKAVSRQVREIFARHTDLIEPLSLDEAYLDVTQPKSGLASATAVAEAIRAAIREETQLTASAGVAPNKFIAKIASDFRKPDGLFVVRPRDVLAFLSNLPVERLPGVGKVMQRKLAELGIASVTDLRAFDTNVLEKRFGRYGKRLHELSLGIDERAVTPDRPTLQISSEDTFEHDLTLDELAPHIERLAGKTWAACEREAEGPHGRIARSVVLKLKTADFRILTRTVTPAERPASARALAEIACALRARIDLSPRTRYRLVGVGVAGFVDRESFEAQPELFHRFA from the coding sequence ATGCCTGCGCCGCCGCGCAAGATCGTGCCGCCACGCAAGATCGTCCATGTCGACATGGACGCGTTCTACGCGTCGGTCGAGCAGCGTGACGATCCCGCCTTGCGCGGTAGGCCGGTGGTGGTGGCGTGGAAGGGCGCGCGCTCGGTGGTGTGCGCGGCGAGCTACGAGGCGCGCAAGTTCGGCGTGCATTCGGCGATGCCGGCGCTGCGCGCCGAGCGTCTGTGTCCGCACGCGATCTTCGTGCCGCCGGATTTCGCGCGTTACAAGGCGGTATCGCGGCAGGTGCGCGAAATCTTCGCGCGGCACACCGATTTGATCGAACCGCTGTCGCTGGACGAAGCCTATCTCGACGTCACGCAACCGAAATCCGGTTTGGCTTCCGCGACCGCGGTGGCCGAGGCGATCCGCGCGGCGATCCGCGAAGAAACCCAGCTCACCGCGTCCGCCGGTGTCGCGCCCAACAAGTTCATCGCCAAGATCGCGTCGGATTTCCGCAAGCCCGACGGTTTGTTCGTGGTGCGCCCGCGCGACGTGCTGGCGTTCCTCAGCAACTTGCCGGTCGAGCGCCTGCCCGGCGTCGGCAAGGTGATGCAGCGCAAGCTGGCGGAACTCGGCATCGCATCGGTCACCGACCTGCGCGCGTTCGACACGAACGTCCTCGAAAAACGCTTCGGCCGTTACGGAAAACGCCTGCACGAATTGTCGCTGGGCATCGACGAACGCGCGGTGACGCCCGATCGTCCGACGCTGCAGATTTCATCCGAGGATACGTTCGAGCACGACCTGACGCTCGACGAGCTCGCGCCGCACATCGAACGGCTCGCAGGCAAGACCTGGGCCGCGTGCGAGCGCGAAGCCGAGGGCCCGCATGGCCGCATCGCGCGCAGCGTGGTGCTGAAGTTGAAGACCGCGGATTTCCGCATCCTCACGCGCACCGTGACGCCCGCCGAACGTCCCGCATCGGCACGCGCGCTCGCCGAAATCGCCTGCGCCCTGCGGGCGCGCATCGATCTTTCGCCGCGCACGCGCTATCGCCTGGTCGGCGTGGGCGTGGCGGGCTTCGTGGATCGCGAAAGTTTCGAGGCGCAACCGGAATTGTTTCATCGGTTTGCGTGA
- a CDS encoding Sulfate and thiosulfate binding protein CysP produces the protein MKKNTTTLLLLVLLAMIAAGSAFARDITLLNVSYDPTRELYQDLNRAFAAQWKAQHGDNLTIRMSHGGSGTQARSVADGLPADVVTLALAYDIDALADHGLLAKNWQQRLPDNAAPYTSTIVFLVRKGNPKHIEDWPDLIKPGVQVITPNPKTSGGARWNFLAAWGYALKQPGGDEAKARAFVHALFQHVPVLDTGARGATNTFVQRGIGDVLLAWENEALLAQRELGKDKFDIVVPSVTILAEPPVAVVDANVSKDGNRAVAEAYLKFLYTPQAQDIEARHFYRPRLAAVAQKYAAQFPVVKTFTIAQVFGDWRKAQAKFFADGGVFDQIGPGSQPAR, from the coding sequence ATGAAGAAGAACACGACGACGTTGTTGCTGCTGGTGCTGCTCGCGATGATCGCCGCGGGCAGTGCGTTCGCAAGAGACATCACGCTGCTCAACGTGTCCTACGATCCAACCCGCGAGCTGTACCAGGACCTCAACCGCGCGTTCGCGGCGCAATGGAAGGCGCAGCACGGCGACAACCTCACGATCAGGATGTCGCACGGCGGTTCCGGCACGCAGGCGCGTTCGGTCGCGGACGGCTTGCCGGCCGACGTGGTCACGCTGGCACTCGCGTACGACATCGATGCGCTCGCCGACCATGGGCTGCTCGCGAAGAACTGGCAGCAGCGCCTGCCGGACAACGCGGCGCCCTACACCTCGACGATTGTGTTCCTGGTGCGCAAGGGCAACCCGAAGCACATCGAGGATTGGCCCGACCTCATCAAGCCCGGCGTGCAGGTGATCACGCCGAACCCAAAGACTTCCGGTGGCGCGCGCTGGAATTTCCTCGCCGCGTGGGGTTACGCGCTCAAGCAGCCCGGCGGCGACGAGGCCAAGGCGCGCGCCTTCGTGCACGCGCTGTTCCAGCACGTGCCGGTGCTCGACACCGGCGCGCGCGGTGCCACCAACACTTTCGTGCAGCGCGGCATCGGTGACGTGTTGCTGGCCTGGGAAAACGAGGCGCTGCTCGCGCAACGCGAACTGGGCAAGGACAAGTTCGACATCGTGGTGCCCTCGGTGACCATCCTCGCCGAACCACCGGTCGCGGTGGTGGACGCCAACGTCTCGAAGGACGGCAACCGCGCGGTGGCCGAGGCCTACCTGAAATTCCTGTACACGCCGCAGGCGCAGGACATCGAGGCGCGGCATTTCTATCGTCCGCGCCTCGCCGCGGTGGCGCAGAAGTACGCCGCGCAATTCCCGGTGGTGAAGACTTTCACGATCGCGCAAGTGTTCGGTGACTGGCGCAAGGCGCAGGCGAAGTTCTTCGCCGACGGCGGCGTGTTCGACCAGATCGGTCCGGGTTCGCAGCCGGCCCGCTGA
- a CDS encoding Sulfate transport system permease protein CysT: MALAEHHRVLPGFGLGMGCTLAYVGLIVLLPLAALAWKASGIGVAGLLHLLATPRTQAALKLSFGGALAASLIDAMFGLLVAWVLVRYRFPGRRVLDALVDLPFALPTAVAGIALTALYAPNGWLGQAFDAFGVRVAYTQVGVGIAMVFVGFPFVVRTLQPVLESLDHDVEEAAESLGARRSQTFSRVILPVLVPALLTGFALALARAVGEYGSVIFIAGNLPMRTEIAPLLIVQKLEQFDYAGAAALGVVMLGFSFVMLVALSLLQRWSRRWAEASP, translated from the coding sequence ATGGCTCTCGCAGAACATCATCGCGTGTTGCCGGGATTCGGCCTCGGCATGGGCTGCACGCTGGCCTATGTCGGACTGATCGTGCTGCTGCCGCTGGCGGCGCTGGCGTGGAAGGCGTCGGGCATCGGCGTGGCCGGCCTGCTGCACCTGCTCGCCACGCCGCGCACGCAGGCCGCGCTGAAGCTCAGCTTCGGTGGCGCGCTCGCTGCATCGCTGATCGACGCCATGTTCGGCCTGCTGGTGGCATGGGTGCTGGTGCGCTACCGCTTTCCGGGCCGGCGCGTGCTCGATGCATTGGTCGACCTGCCGTTCGCGTTGCCGACCGCGGTCGCGGGCATCGCGCTGACCGCGTTGTACGCGCCGAACGGCTGGCTGGGGCAGGCGTTCGATGCGTTCGGCGTGCGGGTCGCATACACGCAGGTCGGCGTCGGCATCGCGATGGTGTTCGTCGGCTTTCCGTTCGTGGTGCGCACGTTGCAACCGGTGCTGGAATCGCTGGACCACGACGTGGAGGAAGCCGCCGAAAGCCTGGGCGCGCGCCGCTCGCAAACCTTCTCGCGCGTGATCCTGCCGGTGCTGGTGCCGGCGCTGCTAACCGGGTTCGCGCTGGCGCTGGCGCGCGCGGTGGGCGAGTACGGTTCGGTGATATTCATCGCCGGCAACCTGCCGATGCGCACCGAGATCGCGCCGCTGTTGATCGTGCAGAAGCTGGAGCAGTTCGACTACGCCGGCGCGGCCGCGTTGGGCGTGGTGATGCTGGGCTTTTCCTTCGTGATGCTGGTGGCGCTGTCGTTGCTGCAGCGCTGGAGCCGGCGCTGGGCGGAGGCGTCGCCATGA
- a CDS encoding Sulfate transport system permease protein CysW, whose protein sequence is MNAIVVLPRASIRPQRLQRALLILVAVAFMLVFLLLPLAVVFTEALAKGVQTFIAAITQPEAWSSIRLTLLVAAMVVPLNTAFGIAASWTMARFAFRGKALLGALIDLPFAVSPVIAGLIYVLLFGIQGWFGPWLDAHGIRIIFAVPGLVLASIFVTLPFVARELIPLMQAQGSEDEEAARVLGANGWQMFFRVTLPNIRWALLYGVLLCNARAMGEFGAVSVVSGHIRGLTTTMPLEVEMRYNEYDYAGAFAVASLLALLALLTLAIKTLLEWRYGDELAAHAPGSRT, encoded by the coding sequence ATGAACGCCATTGTCGTCCTGCCGCGTGCATCGATCCGGCCGCAACGATTGCAGCGCGCGCTGCTGATCCTCGTCGCCGTCGCCTTCATGCTGGTGTTCCTGCTGCTGCCGCTGGCGGTGGTGTTCACCGAGGCGCTGGCCAAGGGCGTGCAGACGTTCATCGCGGCGATCACGCAGCCGGAGGCGTGGTCGTCGATTCGATTGACCTTGCTGGTCGCCGCAATGGTGGTGCCGTTGAACACCGCGTTCGGCATCGCCGCGTCGTGGACGATGGCGCGCTTCGCGTTTCGCGGCAAGGCGCTGCTCGGCGCGCTGATCGACCTGCCGTTCGCGGTGTCGCCGGTGATCGCGGGCCTGATCTACGTGCTGCTGTTCGGGATACAGGGATGGTTCGGGCCGTGGCTCGACGCGCACGGCATCCGGATCATCTTCGCCGTGCCGGGGCTGGTGCTGGCTTCGATCTTCGTGACGCTGCCGTTCGTCGCGCGCGAACTGATCCCGCTGATGCAGGCGCAAGGCAGCGAGGACGAGGAAGCCGCGCGCGTGCTCGGCGCCAACGGCTGGCAGATGTTCTTCCGCGTGACATTGCCGAACATCCGCTGGGCGCTGCTGTACGGCGTGCTGTTGTGCAACGCGCGCGCGATGGGCGAGTTCGGCGCGGTGTCGGTGGTATCCGGCCACATCCGCGGACTCACCACCACGATGCCGCTGGAGGTGGAGATGCGCTACAACGAATACGACTACGCGGGTGCGTTCGCCGTGGCTTCGCTGCTGGCGTTGCTCGCGCTGCTGACGCTGGCGATCAAGACCCTGCTCGAATGGCGCTACGGCGACGAACTCGCCGCGCACGCGCCGGGTAGTCGCACATGA
- a CDS encoding Sulfate and thiosulfate import ATP-binding protein CysA has product MTLELSHLVRRFTEYPALDDVSLDIPPGEFLALLGPSGSGKTTLLRILAGLDYPESGSVQQNGRDLLAIDARRRKVGLVFQHYALFRHLTVAENVAFGLRVRPWRTRPKRADIAARVERLLQRVQLHDMAKRYPAQLSGGQRQRVALARALAVEPDLLLLDEPFGALDAQVRVSLRRWLRELHDEFGLTTVFVTHDQEEALELADRVVVMNRGRIEQVGKPDTIYQDPATPFVCEFIGKANRIDLEQRTQGFAAAEWNFGEAPWGMDRKHAQAYVRPEHLALDASPYAPGWQTHLRHVYRAGSVAHLELDAPALGQRLEAQITNEAFVRLGLGAGMKLRARPTRAVIFPAGAGSSAPAASGRWTWIANNQSVPVPA; this is encoded by the coding sequence ATGACGCTCGAACTCTCGCATCTCGTCCGCCGCTTCACGGAATATCCGGCACTGGATGATGTCAGCCTGGACATTCCGCCCGGCGAATTCCTCGCGCTGCTCGGACCCTCGGGTTCCGGCAAGACCACGCTGCTGCGCATCCTCGCCGGCCTCGATTATCCGGAATCCGGCAGCGTTCAACAGAACGGGCGCGATCTGCTGGCGATCGACGCGCGCCGCCGCAAGGTCGGTCTGGTGTTCCAGCACTACGCGTTGTTCCGGCACCTGACCGTCGCGGAAAACGTGGCGTTCGGACTGCGCGTGCGGCCGTGGCGCACGCGCCCGAAGCGCGCCGACATCGCCGCGCGCGTCGAGCGCCTGCTGCAACGCGTGCAACTGCACGACATGGCGAAGCGCTATCCGGCGCAGCTTTCCGGCGGCCAGCGCCAGCGCGTCGCGCTGGCGCGCGCGCTGGCGGTGGAACCCGACCTGTTGTTGCTGGACGAGCCGTTCGGCGCGCTCGACGCGCAGGTGCGGGTGAGCCTGCGCCGCTGGCTGCGCGAGCTGCACGACGAGTTCGGCCTCACCACCGTGTTCGTCACCCACGACCAGGAAGAAGCGCTGGAGCTGGCCGACCGCGTGGTGGTGATGAACCGCGGCCGCATCGAGCAGGTCGGCAAGCCCGACACGATCTACCAGGACCCCGCGACGCCGTTCGTCTGCGAGTTCATCGGCAAGGCCAACCGGATTGACCTGGAGCAAAGGACGCAAGGCTTTGCCGCTGCAGAATGGAACTTCGGTGAAGCACCATGGGGAATGGATCGCAAACATGCGCAGGCTTACGTGCGGCCGGAACACCTTGCGCTCGACGCGTCGCCGTATGCGCCGGGTTGGCAAACGCACCTGCGCCACGTGTACCGCGCCGGCAGCGTCGCGCACCTCGAACTGGACGCGCCGGCGCTGGGGCAGCGTCTGGAAGCGCAAATCACCAATGAAGCATTCGTGCGCCTCGGCCTGGGCGCCGGCATGAAGTTGCGTGCACGCCCGACGCGGGCCGTCATCTTTCCCGCCGGCGCTGGAAGCAGTGCCCCTGCCGCAAGCGGGCGCTGGACATGGATTGCAAACAACCAATCGGTGCCCGTACCTGCCTGA
- a CDS encoding porin, whose translation MLGAGVSMLLAATPAMAQDYSFLGDWPTHHVFSDGTDAGVSVLYQYDLNDFSHDDGLLQDAHTNRRKYFGVYLKKKGVYDAIAQYDFQSKKWQDVFLRVQSKAVFGRDIGAFRAGYSKTPVGFEGNTSTPANSFIEQALPTQAVYENRRVGVDWAWYRPTWLAQAGYYDGSDLQGANDGHTLAGRVAWVPRNRPGDVLHFGVSASREAPEATTNTLGVLQLPSAKFASTPEAGLTPLKLVSSGTLKNVADIDRTGLEGLWIHGPWSLQGEYLRANTSFADGKPDYRIDGGYAFASWVATGESRPYKDGNVGNVVPSRPWGALEFLLRYSTLDLDDGSTLGGREHDWTLGANWYLGQHLKLQANYVRAFSDRKGLVVNPRIFELRAQVAF comes from the coding sequence TTGCTCGGCGCCGGGGTTTCGATGCTGCTGGCCGCGACGCCCGCGATGGCGCAGGACTATTCCTTCCTCGGTGATTGGCCCACGCACCACGTTTTCTCCGATGGCACGGATGCCGGCGTGAGTGTGCTGTACCAGTACGACCTCAACGATTTCTCGCACGATGACGGGCTGTTGCAGGACGCACACACCAACCGGCGCAAGTATTTCGGGGTGTATCTCAAGAAGAAGGGCGTTTACGACGCCATCGCGCAATACGATTTCCAGTCGAAGAAATGGCAGGACGTGTTCCTGCGCGTGCAATCGAAAGCCGTGTTCGGCCGCGACATCGGCGCATTCCGCGCCGGCTACAGCAAGACGCCCGTGGGTTTCGAGGGCAATACCAGTACGCCCGCCAACAGCTTCATCGAGCAGGCGCTGCCGACCCAGGCGGTCTATGAAAACCGGCGCGTGGGCGTGGATTGGGCCTGGTACCGGCCGACCTGGCTGGCGCAGGCCGGCTACTACGACGGCAGCGATCTGCAGGGCGCCAACGACGGGCACACGCTGGCCGGCCGCGTCGCCTGGGTGCCGCGCAACCGGCCCGGCGACGTGTTGCACTTCGGCGTTTCCGCTTCACGCGAAGCGCCGGAAGCGACCACCAACACGCTCGGCGTGCTGCAGCTGCCATCGGCGAAATTCGCATCGACGCCGGAGGCCGGCCTGACGCCGCTGAAACTGGTCAGTTCCGGCACGCTGAAGAACGTCGCCGACATCGACCGTACCGGCCTCGAGGGCTTGTGGATCCACGGACCGTGGTCATTGCAAGGCGAATACCTGCGCGCGAACACATCCTTCGCTGATGGCAAGCCGGATTACCGAATCGACGGCGGGTACGCGTTCGCGAGCTGGGTGGCGACCGGCGAATCGCGACCGTACAAGGACGGCAACGTCGGCAACGTCGTTCCTTCACGACCGTGGGGCGCGCTGGAATTCCTGCTGCGCTACAGCACGCTCGATCTCGACGACGGCAGCACCCTGGGCGGGCGCGAGCACGACTGGACGCTGGGCGCGAACTGGTACCTGGGCCAACACCTGAAACTGCAGGCGAACTACGTCCGCGCTTTCAGCGATCGCAAGGGCCTCGTCGTCAATCCGCGGATTTTCGAATTGCGCGCGCAGGTTGCGTTCTGA